Within Xiphophorus hellerii strain 12219 chromosome 10, Xiphophorus_hellerii-4.1, whole genome shotgun sequence, the genomic segment CAACACACAAAGTTTCTGAAACGTTGACATTTCCTATggtaaaatgtcaaagtttgtCATTACAACTTTACATTTGGTCAAAGGTCTGGTAAACTTTGACCAAATGTAAAAGTTTATCAATTGGTCAAAGTGGTAAACCACCCAACTCTGTAAtaataaacacacaataaaacaatttttaaaaagtactagaaACTCACCAAGAACTAAATCAAATGTAAAAGTaacttttccatttttgctAAAGAAACATTTGGCAAACACTCCAGCATCACATCATGGCCACTAAACTCATATGTTCCCCATCGTTCCTTAAACTCAGACCTTTGTGACTGGAAACTTtataaatgttcatttcttttgacttttctcAAGTTTAATGCAGATTAGTGTATTTCTTGTTATCCATTGTAGATCTTGTTATCTATTGTATATAGCAATGTACAGATAATGTACATATACAACTAATGCAAATAATCACTTTCACTTATTATCTCACCTCTTTGTGatcactgttttttcttttttttaataaattgtgtGTCAATTATTTTGTTAACTGAAATTTTACTGAATTgaataaattgaaatgaaaacaaaccctAGACAGAAAAACCTCCGTAATGATTAAAGATAAGGTTCAATAACAGGACGTTCTGCTAACCAGGCTGAAAGCCTCTAATAGGATTTATTTAACTCTAACCATTAATTTGAGACTTAAACCTGAATAGAGCTCCAACAATAGAAATATAAAAGCTCAACACTGTTTGAGGAAATAgatagaaaagatttttttaaaaaccatctaACTCATTGACCCTGAAATGTGACACAAAATTCAGGAGGTCCTACTTTGTGCACGCCAGGAGGAAGTACTTTCCTGCTGTCTCTGCAACTTTCAGCTGATTTTAAGTGACCCGCGTTGTTCCCAGCGTTTGATTCAGCAGATAGAGTGAAACTAGAACAATTATCTTCAGCTTAGTAAAAAGCCTGGAAAAAAAATGGGGGTGAAAGGTCAACATCAAAGTCCAGTTGGACCTGATTCTGGGTGAACAAGGCAGGTTAAACAGCAGATTAGATAAACAGAATCCACAGAACTCAGTTGAAGGAAGTCAGAGACTCGCAGTGTAGCAAACATCCAAGATTACAACGTAAAACTACAActtaaatgaagaaaacttgGTACtgtagttttaataaatgttataaattAGTATCTGTTTATGCTTCCTGACAGTTTTGGGTGCTGGTCATTTAAATTTAGTTCCTTTTAAATTTAGTTGGTGTACAGGTGAGTCCATTCAAATTAACattgtgaaaaaagtttaatatgttTATTCAATCACTCcaaaaagtgaaactcgtaCTTCACGTGGAATCATCACAAAGAGTGGAACATGTCAACCCTTTACTTCTAGTAATGTTGACCATTATAGTTTgcacataaaagtgaaaagtgtctcaaaaatactttttagaaACTCTTGGTGTCACATTCTAATCAGCTAATTGACTCAAAATAGCTGCAAAAGTTTCGTGGCGGAAGACTGCTGATTGGACAGATGTCCAGAAGACAAACATTGATTTGACACCCTCCACAAAGAGGTTAAAGCACAAAATGTCATTGCTGGAGAAGCTGGTTGTCCAAAGAGTTTTTTCTTCAAGCATAATTACGGAAAgttgagaggaaggaaaaagtgtggtagaaaGAAAGTGCTGCTCCACTGAGTTTTCTCTGCAGTCCACCGTCAAAGCAGCAGTCTACCAGGAAAACTTTATGTTTCCTTCTGCTGGCAAGATTTATGGCTGATATCATTGCTTAGCAGGACCTGGGATCGGCCTGTAAAAAGTACCAAAGGTTGGTTCAATGATCAGACTCACCTGACCTCAACCACATAAACAATCTATGGAGCTAATGTCAAGGCGAAAATGAGAGACGCCAGATCCAACAATCCAGATGACTAGAAAAGCACCGTTAAAGCAACTTGGGCTTTTATTTCACCCCAGCAGAACCACAAGCTGATCGCCTCCATGCCACGTcgcactgatgcagtaatttaTGCAAAAGGAGCAAAAACCATTCAAGTATTCAAGAGACAAGAGTTTAAAAAATGGAGCAGTTCAttcagaaagaaagaggaacTCTGCAGCTAAACGGTGTGACTTTTTAAACACTGAACATATTCCTTAACAGTCAACCGGGACAAGAGTTGGGTAAAAGAGATGATATAGGAGGAGCTTTaaataaagagataaaaaaagaagcttattttatttctatagatttttttaaaaacaatattcatcGCAAGCCGACCAAGACTTCTCACTTTTTAATGTTACTGATATGTTACATATAAactgttttgtcttgtttgtggGGAACGCTTGGCGGGAGAAGTGCTGTATGAGCATGAATTCATAACCAGGAGGATCCAGTTTAGTAAAATAAGAACCGACGCTGCAGCTTGCAACTAAAATAGTTTCATAGTTGTGTTTTTATCCTTTTCCGGGGGAAGTTTTGGGAGGTCGACCCGTCTCCGTCCTGTCTTTCTTGCTTgtagtagattttatttatactattgtaaaaaaaaaaaaaaaaaaaagttgtgcaATATGTAGGAAGACTGTTTATCCGATGCCAAAGCAGGGCTACTTCAGAAGCCCCAAAGTTCCGAGGCGATGTTACGTAAGAAGAAAGTAAACAAATATGACAacaaagtaatttccctgctttCTGCACATGAGCTCTGATTTTAAGCTGTAAACAAAACCCTGGATCTGGTTGTCCTCACCGAGCTGCAGCAGGTAATCCTGGCTGACGTGTCCACGGTGTTCGGAAAACCCTGAGAGGAGCGGAGAAAGCAGCGGTCCTCTGAAGGAACTGGGAACAAAACCCAGCAGTGGGGATCACCATGGTGTGCAGCCGCGCCCAGACGCACGAAACCTCCGAACCTTCCGCGGGCCGAGAGAGCTGGAGACCCTGCAGACTGAGCCGAGCCGCCCGGGAAACTTCTGCTGCTTTCAGGTTGCAAGCTGTTTCCAGATGCTTTGCTCGAACCTTGATCTCTCAAGTCCGTCTACACGCCTCGAttaagttttcatttaataGCCCTGACCAAGTGGGGGCGCCGTACAAGCGCTGCAAAGAAACAAGAGACAGCAGCAACTGGCAAGAGATGAAGTGGATAAAAATACATCCGGGTTAGGTTTTAGAGTAATATCCCAGGCTTTGAACAACTCAAACATCCGCATGCGAATAGGTTCTGGTGGCTTACCTGCAAAACGTTATGATTGGAGGAAGACTAGTACTAGAGGGTGAAACATGATGGGAGCAACAGCAGACATATTGAAATTCTTTCCATAGTTGATAGACAAATGTATGAAACTATGTGTAAACACAAGAGagtcatgaaataaaaacaacaacccaaTCCAACGAGAGCTACCACTGAagagttaaattaaaacatagtCATGGGTTAgtgtggtctagtcaaagcccagacgtATATCCAACTACAAATGTTGGACAAGATGATATTTTACAGATGTTCTCTGTCCAATTTGACTGATCTTGAGTTGTTTTAGAACGAAGAATGGAGATAAATTAGTTTGTAGACGTGTACAGAGTGTAGAGACATAAACTTGCAGCTGGAACTGAAAGAACAAAGAGGTTCTAGAAAGTACTGACTCGGGAAGGCTGACGAAAAATGTGaactttcagacttttatttgtaagaacTTCCATAAGAAGAAGGACGTGTTACCTCAACTTCACAGTGGTGCGTTACTTTGTGCCTcctgataaaatacattgaggttcATCGTTGTAAtggaataaaatgtgaaaaaatgcaaGAGGCTCACAGAAACAACTAGTCATTATTAGATGTTTTTGCCTGAAATCATAATattctacaaaaataataagtGACAATTGGTTACCTAAATGTACATAttcacataatttattttacactgaTGACAAATCAGTAAACATCGCCTTGGGTggtaaagacaagaaaacatcaaacatttcagcttttctgtcaaattattttaatgcagcACATCaaacaataaacttaaaaaaacaatcacattgAAACAGCCTGATGTCACTGTTCTGTGTTTATTAAATATACAACCTCAACCAACCCGTTATTTACAACAGAAGCTTTTTTGGCAAAACACAATATGAGAAGTGCTTGtgagtcatttttttaatttttgttttacaagttTTCTTCAGCTGCTTCAGAAAACAGCTCCTCCTTCAGACGGAAGTAGCATCCTTTTTTGTTCATGAGTTCCTCATGGGTCCCCTCCTCCCGGATCGACCCGTCCTCCATGAAAATGATGTGATCCGCTTTCTCCACAATGTTGAGCTGATGAGCCACGATCAGAACCGTCCGTCCGCGAGCCAGAACCTCGTTCAGAACCTGAGGAATGACACCAGGAAGGGCTGAGCGTCGCTGGATTAGTTCAGTTGGTACTGGGGATCCACAGCTTTAATGGGATTGGCTGACATTTAGCCAGCGAGTCTGTTTGTGTCGCGCTGACATTACTGGTGACTGATTAGATTTAAACTAATGTTTCACAAGAGATGAGGCAATTTAAGCCTCAAACAATCGTTGAACTTGTAATAGTTAAACtcttatttagaaataattatttttaaatcagatttttttatgtggaattaattgtgattaatttacTTGAATACAATTGAGTTAGAGTTAAAGTAGGATGGTTTCAAATCATTTAAAAGAGCTGCGATTTCCAAAGTGGTCAGTATTAGTAAGAGATTACAAATTATAAtcactagctgcatttccactgaCCATAAAATTGAGCAaactggaattacaaaaataaattagcttaaaagaAACACggcagttttgaaaaaaactcaCATTAAAAAGCTTTTGCACCAGGAAGGAATGGTTTCTGTGGCTGAatcaaaattagtttatttcacaaaactgcaatggaaacactttttcgaACCGCACAAGTCATgcgatcaacaaccggatgttactactggcggaaaagacaaaaaagacaacaggaagtggtaggaggattaTGGCGCCAGCATGTTTCTTAATGAACATCCAAATATATTcacattaaattttaaatgtgtttcccATTTAATGGGAATATACAGCAATGGAaaagtgtgctttttttttactttagtggaatatcaaaaaaaaaatgttgctcacatttgaaatggaaaagcATCAGTAAGGTATTTAaggattttctattttttacttttttgtgatGAACATGCATCAATTCATTTTAACCTGGCTGAATTGAGTGTAAAACTAAGTCTTGTTAAGGATGAGCTACGTTCAGCTGGAAAGTGTGTAAAACACTTGGGTTGAACCAAATCTCATTCTTATCTTAGAAACACAGGAAAAGGTCTGAAACacaatgaacttttttttcatgcttttccAGGCCTGGAAACTACTGAAATTAAATTCCAGATTTCTTGTGCCTGCGTTTTGACCTGGTCCCAATGAGACGATCTGATCTCCAGAAGCATCTGCATCGTTTCCAGGACCGTGTTTTGTACTCACCGCCTTCTCTGCATTTACATCCAGTTTGCTCGTGGCCTCGTCCAGGATGACGACCTGGGGATCTCGAACCAGAGCTCTGATGATGGCGAGGCTCTGCTTCTGTCCTTCTGACAGTTTGCCTCCACACTCTCCAATATCtggacaaagaaaaatatgttagcTACTCCTTTAGTCTCTATGAACAGTGCTTTGAACGTTTTACATTACAATCATAAACTTCAtgaatcaatttaaaatttgtcaTGATTGTCCATCTAAAGTAAAAGGCTAACTTCACCAACTGCTTGACCAACTTCAACCTCATTTAATCCTAcaataatagaaaaatgttggaaaagtAGCTTAAGACTATCATTTTGTCACTCTGATGATTTCTAAGACAcaataaaagatgcaaacattATCACAAAATGAGGTAAATGAAGCAGCTCTCTACCAGAGTCATAGCCATTCTCCATTTCAGAGATGAACTTGTGTATGTTGATCCTCTTTGCAACTTCTTCCATCTTCCCCAGAGGACGTTCCTCTAGACCATACTCTATGTTGTATTTCAGAGAACCAGAAAACAGCACAGGATTCTGGGAAACCAGTGCGACCTAtgtaaacaacaaacagcagaaaatataaGTGTCTGTGCATTTCTCATGAGTTGATCTATGTCATATTAAAGGTAAAGACCACTATTCTTTAAGAATCCACATAAAGTTTGGTATTATAGTAATGCTAACCAAGCTAACAGTGCCTATCAATAATACAGGATGCTAAAATAAGCTTTAAACTCCCAGCTGTGTAataattttctttgctttaaaatattgattttaaatattaattaactGTGACTTTTCTACTACATAATTGAGTAATTTCACCTCTAAACCttcacattttacataaaaaattcAGACCCAGACTGCAAGAGCTCTCCAGCTTTTTGTAGTGTCATTTTAGTAATCATGCTTTACACAAAAACCTCAAGAAACctgcaaaaccaaaaaaatctcaaactcaAAGGAACAtaagttggatggatggatggatggatggatggatggatggatggatggatggatggatggatggatggatggatggatggatggatggatggatggatggatgttcaaaccatagaaaaggaaaataaaatgtttgcaaatacaaatattttccacacTCTAGTTTGATTAAAGTCTACAAAATGATGCCCAATCAATGCTTTGTGTCATTCAGGTTGACTtcattttagaatttaaaaaataaatgttaagggTTACCAACTGTACCTTCTGATGGAAGTATTTTTTCTGGTAGCGGTGCAGCGGCTCCCCGTCCAGCAGGATCTGACCCTCCTGAGGCTCATACAGCCTCTTCAGGAGGCTGACGCAGGAACTCTTTCCGCCACCGGAGGGACCCACCAGAGCCGTGATCTTCCCTGGGCGGATTTCCAACGACACCGACTGAGAAGGGAAAATGACAACAGTGACGATCCGTTCTGTTTCTGGTGTTCAACGACGTTAAATCCCAGAGTTTCTGCAAGCTTCAGTAATGTAAACTTAAGATTTATTAGGACTTTTTTAAGCCAAGCAGAAGCCTGAACTTGAAAAAGTTACCTTTAGAGCTGGTTTACCCGAAGGAGCGGAAGGATAACTGAAACTGATATTTTGGAAAGCTATTCTCCCATCCAGCGTCTTAGGAGCCAAGTCTCcttcctttttgctttttggtgTCCTGTCCAGGTAACTCAGCACTTTAGAAATGACTCCCACTGTGGACATAGTCTCTCCGTAGCAATACATGATCTCCTGTGACAAGAAGAACTTCTTCATCAATAAAATCCAGAATAATTGACTCACATCTCAAACATATCGTGTATGTTTCACTGAGCTCACCCGTAGATTGACTGACATCGGCTTCTGGTACAAGAAAAAGGACACCAGACTACCGATGCTGAGCTGACCGGCAGAAATGAGGCTTCGGGCTTGAATCAGCATAAATATCTTTATACCCAGAGACACCAGCTGATTGCAAAAAGAACATAGAGGAATTACTCACACAGTTGTAaagaaaacttcaaataaatatgtttcactCCTTGTGTTTGTTGGTAAAAAATAGACCTCACCCTTCGTGTTAGGAGATAAACGGCGCTGTATATGTCTGACTGTCTTTTGATGGCACACAGCTCTTCTAGAGCCACATGATATCGCCTCAGCTCCTCTTTCTCTGCGTTGAAGCTGCGGACAGTTCGGATCCCGCTGATCGTCTGGGAAGCCAGATCTTTGTTCTGAGCGAGGCATTCCTGGGTCCGATCTTTCAGGTCCTGTGTGACACACAGGAAACAGCCATCCATTTATTATATTGGAGTTTAGTCAATTCTATGAAAgcattttctcactttcttaTCTTACCTCAAGAAACctcaacaaaatgaaaccaaatgaaacatttcctgtagttttacattttacgaTCGCTGAGTTCAGGAACGAAATCCGACATTCCTCTTCACGTCGACCCTCCATCTCATCACCTTAAAACTCCTTTTGCACTTTTCTccttttacaaccacaaacttcaatatatgTTAATATGATtttggtgagagactgaaatAACAcactagaaataaaaaataaaatagtagcATGCTGTGCATTTGCATTGAAGACCCTTTACTCTGACagccctaaataaaattcaaagccATCAATTGCCTTCAAAACTCACCTAATTGGTAAATATTAATTAGATAGATATCTGTATTTAATGCATTGTAAGGaattgcataattgtgaagtaaaaggATTTGCGTACACAGATATCAAACTTCTTACAATTAAAAACCTAAGAAGTTTGCACTGAATATGTATTCAAGATATAAAATCCTGTGTAGCCGGTTACCTTTAGAAAACGTCTGATTAGTAAATAGACTCCACCTGTGTGtgaagttgtggagaagtttaaagcagccGGGTTCAGTTATAAACCAATATTAAACAGAGATTTGTTCAATCTTGGGATGAAACAAATCCATCAGTTCCAGGGGCAACAGCAAACAGGGATCAGACCAAAAGATCACAAACTATGGCATCAGCTTTTTCGTTACGGCAGAAGAACCCCAGATCAATCTCCTGGATGTAGGGCAAAAACATCCAGGGTTTGCAGGGTAACTAACAGAAAACCTTCCTACCAAAAGCCCCAAAAGGAATTGAAGTGAATCTGAGGTGTATGGCATAAACCCACCTTGGACAgcttgatgtatttattttgcaacGTGGCCAGGAGCGGCATCTCTATGCAAGTGAGCACGGTCAGCTCCCAGGACAGGCCCAACATCACTCTAAGCATGAGGAAAGTTTTGACTGTGCTGCGAACTGTTGCGTTGGCGTTCAGCGCCACGGTTCGTCCCATCCTGTCAACGTCACTGTGCAGCCGAGAGGACAGTCGTCCTGGACAGAAAAATGGTCTCGATGAATTACAAAGCCCTGCAAGGTTCCACTGTTAGTAAAATAAGTTCACAAGTTCTCAGTCCACGGTCTGTGAGTCTTCAACTAAAGCactgaaacacttttaaaagATGCTTGTAATTACTACATTTAAAAATCTCTCACCAGGGTTGTTCTCCTCAAAGAAGTGCACCTCTTGCTTCAGGAGGTTGTGAAACAGCAGATGTTTCAGTCTCTTGTTCAGTCTGGCCAACGTAGCCATAAAAATGCCTCCTCTCATCCCAGAGAACAGCGCACTGTCAGTGCAGTTAGATAAATCAGTTCTCAACCCCTGAATGATCAAGTGGACTTCTTTTCACACAAtgaattattgtattttattaccTTCCAGAAGAAATAAGTACTAGATGCCCGATTGCATAACCAAAACCACTTTGAAGCTGTTGACCGCTGAGCATGTCAATCACTTTTCCCTGATATAAAGGGATGTAAGTATCACCTgttgaagaaaaggaaaagataaacatttacTGCAAGTTGGTTTACTCACTGTAAAAGCAATGAATGGCAACAATGGTtcgttaaaagaaaaaaaaaaagcatggcACACCTGCTGGTATCAGAAGCGAAATGAAGATTTTAATAAGCTACggtttcaaaaccacaaacatgcTGTTCCTACGGTGTGAAGAAGCTTTACTGGGATTCTAGGAAAGGTGTTTAGTTTGCTGCTAGCATATCAGAAAACCTGTGTTGCATGACTGTAAGCAAAAAGTAATGAACGTTTGGTGGAACATCAACCCCTGATATTCCTATGAATTGTGTGTCGGTTTTAACATGTGTCCATTTCGTATGTATATTGGGATGAAGGGTGTAACATTCAGTGTTTAACTGTGTCCGGATAGTTAAACACTAAATGTTTAACTGTCCACCATCACCTCATGTGCCACACACATAAGGCATGCAACTCGCATAATTccttgtcatttattttttaagggtGAAATTGTATatccaaaaacaagaaatataaaTGAAGGCAATGTTGAAACACAACCAGCTAGCATCAG encodes:
- the tap2t gene encoding antigen peptide transporter 2 isoform X2, which produces MAVIIWALCIILLDALLCSAQWAWLVLWKCSSCGGLAGVWAFGLIKWLFLHVFISALTDGKQRAILHRLAALLCLISPVFETGRILTAPPSEQPTEPSPDLSMLLLGAASSSLACLVWEKWISPDGQKTKDNLDTKRLLMRVLTYFKPDTVYLVAAFGFLIMGVICDTYIPLYQGKVIDMLSGQQLQSGFGYAIGHLVLISSGSALFSGMRGGIFMATLARLNKRLKHLLFHNLLKQEVHFFEENNPGRLSSRLHSDVDRMGRTVALNANATVRSTVKTFLMLRVMLGLSWELTVLTCIEMPLLATLQNKYIKLSKDLKDRTQECLAQNKDLASQTISGIRTVRSFNAEKEELRRYHVALEELCAIKRQSDIYSAVYLLTRRLVSLGIKIFMLIQARSLISAGQLSIGSLVSFFLYQKPMSVNLREIMYCYGETMSTVGVISKVLSYLDRTPKSKKEGDLAPKTLDGRIAFQNISFSYPSAPSGKPALKSVSLEIRPGKITALVGPSGGGKSSCVSLLKRLYEPQEGQILLDGEPLHRYQKKYFHQKVALVSQNPVLFSGSLKYNIEYGLEERPLGKMEEVAKRINIHKFISEMENGYDSDIGECGGKLSEGQKQSLAIIRALVRDPQVVILDEATSKLDVNAEKAVLNEVLARGRTVLIVAHQLNIVEKADHIIFMEDGSIREEGTHEELMNKKGCYFRLKEELFSEAAEENL
- the tap2t gene encoding antigen peptide transporter 2 isoform X1 translates to MLKNSSLWSWTGHQQKLMAVIIWALCIILLDALLCSAQWAWLVLWKCSSCGGLAGVWAFGLIKWLFLHVFISALTDGKQRAILHRLAALLCLISPVFETGRILTAPPSEQPTEPSPDLSMLLLGAASSSLACLVWEKWISPDGQKTKDNLDTKRLLMRVLTYFKPDTVYLVAAFGFLIMGVICDTYIPLYQGKVIDMLSGQQLQSGFGYAIGHLVLISSGSALFSGMRGGIFMATLARLNKRLKHLLFHNLLKQEVHFFEENNPGRLSSRLHSDVDRMGRTVALNANATVRSTVKTFLMLRVMLGLSWELTVLTCIEMPLLATLQNKYIKLSKDLKDRTQECLAQNKDLASQTISGIRTVRSFNAEKEELRRYHVALEELCAIKRQSDIYSAVYLLTRRLVSLGIKIFMLIQARSLISAGQLSIGSLVSFFLYQKPMSVNLREIMYCYGETMSTVGVISKVLSYLDRTPKSKKEGDLAPKTLDGRIAFQNISFSYPSAPSGKPALKSVSLEIRPGKITALVGPSGGGKSSCVSLLKRLYEPQEGQILLDGEPLHRYQKKYFHQKVALVSQNPVLFSGSLKYNIEYGLEERPLGKMEEVAKRINIHKFISEMENGYDSDIGECGGKLSEGQKQSLAIIRALVRDPQVVILDEATSKLDVNAEKAVLNEVLARGRTVLIVAHQLNIVEKADHIIFMEDGSIREEGTHEELMNKKGCYFRLKEELFSEAAEENL